In Nocardia sp. NBC_01327, the genomic stretch TCCAGCGTTGTTTTCGCCACGATCTCTCCTCGGTGTCGGGAAATGATCTGCTCAAAACTTGCTGCGACTTAGCTGATACCCAACCCGATGTTGTTCAAACTGGCAAGCCCAAGGCCGGAGCGATCAGCTCGCGGGCATCGTGCAGGATCTGTTCGTAATCCTCGCGATGGAACTCGTAGGGCAGCTCGAGGCGCAGCTCAGTGGTGTGGGCCAGTACCGGATCGGCCCGCAGCCGCTCGACGATCTGCGCCGCGGTGCCGACCAGATCCGGGGCGAACAGGACGCGCCGTTCGCCCTGGGGCGCGAGGGTTCGCTCGTGGCGGGAGGCCGCGTATCGGCGGTAGCGCTCGCGGGTGGCGCGGTCCGCGCTGTCGAACGGCACGATCACCCGTCCCACCGCGACCCGGGCCGGGCGGGCCGGATCGACGAGTCGGCGGTACTCCTCGATCAGGGTCAGCTGCGCGGTGCCGAAGTCGTCGGTGTGCTCGCCGGTCACGATATTGCCGCTGAGCAGGTTGAGCCCGTTCTTCCCGGCCCAGCGCACCGAGCGGCCGCTGCCGCCGCCGTACCAGAGCCGGTCGACCAGACCGGGATTGTGCGGCTGCAATCGGGGCCGCTGCGTATTGCCGGGGGAGTGGATCACCGCCTCCGCATCGCCCAGATAGTCGCCGCGCAGATTGTCGATCAGTCGTTCGATCCGCCCGTGCGACAGGTCGTAGCTGCGCCAGTCACCGTCGAAGACCAGGCTCCCGATGAGTTCGGCATGCGGCGGCGTGCCCGCGCTGAAGCCCGGTTGCAACCGGCCCCGGGACAGCACATCGGCCATCGACAGATCCTCGGCCAGCCGGAACGGGCTCTCGTAGCCGATCGGAATCACGGCCGTGCCCAATTCGATTCGACTGGTGCGCTGCGCGGCCGCGGCCAGGAAGACCGCCGCCGATCCGACACCGTGTTCGAGATGCCGCTGCCGGATCCAGGCGCCGCCGAAGCCGAGCCGCTCGCCGTATTCGAACAGCTGCAGTGTGTCCTCGAGCCCGCTGTACGGATCGTCGTCGGGATAGTTTCCCGGGGTCAGAAACGACAGATTGCTGATCTGCACCGTCACGAGATCTGCTCGCCCGCTTGGATTTCGGCCCGCCGCTGCGTCGTCATATCAGACACCCAACCGGATCGAGCTGCGGCCGAACAGGATTGCGATCACCGCGAACCCAATCGGCCGCCGGAATTGCGATCACGGCGATTTCCACGGTGTGGAAACGATCTTGCCCGGCGTCTCCGGCATTCGCACAGTGGGTCGACAGTGATCACCGATCAGGGAAAGGCGTGCACTCGTGCCGGCGAATATTCGAGTTGCCCGATGATCGCTCGCCCGCAGGAGGCGGCCGCACCGGGCTCGCTGCGGCCGCTGCTGTTCACCGTCTATGTCCCCGCCTCGGCATACGGCGTGGGGATGGGAGCCGCCGCGCCGGTCATGACCCTGACCGCGCTCGATCTGGGTGCCTCACCGGCCGTCGCCGGCTTGACCGTCGCGCTGGTCGGACTCGGGCAGGTGCTCGGCGATATTCCCGCGGGCCAGGTGGTGTCGAGGCTCGGCGAGCGGATGTCGATCGTCGCCGCGTGCACCGCCGGGGTGATCGGGGTACTGCTGTGCCTGTTCGCCCCGACCGTGCCGATCCTGTGCGCGGGACTGACGATCGTCGGATTGTCCAATGCGATATGGGGACTCGCGCGCATGAGCTACCTGTCGGAGGTGGTGCCCTTCGAGCGCAGAGCACGGGCGATGGCGCTGTTCGGCGGCGCCATGCGGCTGGGTTTCTTCCTCGGCCCGATCCTCGGCGCGGCCGCGATCACCGGATTCGGCGCCCGGGGCGGATTCATCGTCCAGTTGATCGCCATCGTGCTCGCGGGCTATCTGATGGCCCGCCTGCCGGATCCGCAGAGCGCGCCGCCCGGTGCGGTGCCGCAGACGCCGCTGTCACTGGTCGCCATCGGCCGGGCCCATCACACCCTGCTGCTCACCCTGGGCGCCGGATCGCTGCTCATGGGCGCCGCGCGTGCCTCCCGTGATGCGGTGCTGCCGCTGTGGGCCGATCACCTGGGCGTCAGTGCCGCGACCGCGAGCCTCATCTACGGCCTCGGCGCCGGGCTGGATGTCGTGTGTTCGTACCCGGCGGGGCATGTGATGGATCGCTACGGCAGGCGGTTCATCGCCGTGCCGTCGCTGATCATTCTGGCTCTCGGCTATTTCGCTGTGCCACTGACCTATTCGGCCTGCACGCTCGGCATCGCCGCGGTGATCATGGGTATCGGCAATGGCATCGGCAACGGTGTCATCATGACGATCGGCGCCGATATCGCCCCGGCCGCCACGCGTGCCGAATTCCTCGCGGCGTGGCGGCTGAC encodes the following:
- a CDS encoding LLM class flavin-dependent oxidoreductase, encoding MTVQISNLSFLTPGNYPDDDPYSGLEDTLQLFEYGERLGFGGAWIRQRHLEHGVGSAAVFLAAAAQRTSRIELGTAVIPIGYESPFRLAEDLSMADVLSRGRLQPGFSAGTPPHAELIGSLVFDGDWRSYDLSHGRIERLIDNLRGDYLGDAEAVIHSPGNTQRPRLQPHNPGLVDRLWYGGGSGRSVRWAGKNGLNLLSGNIVTGEHTDDFGTAQLTLIEEYRRLVDPARPARVAVGRVIVPFDSADRATRERYRRYAASRHERTLAPQGERRVLFAPDLVGTAAQIVERLRADPVLAHTTELRLELPYEFHREDYEQILHDARELIAPALGLPV
- a CDS encoding MFS transporter, which codes for MIARPQEAAAPGSLRPLLFTVYVPASAYGVGMGAAAPVMTLTALDLGASPAVAGLTVALVGLGQVLGDIPAGQVVSRLGERMSIVAACTAGVIGVLLCLFAPTVPILCAGLTIVGLSNAIWGLARMSYLSEVVPFERRARAMALFGGAMRLGFFLGPILGAAAITGFGARGGFIVQLIAIVLAGYLMARLPDPQSAPPGAVPQTPLSLVAIGRAHHTLLLTLGAGSLLMGAARASRDAVLPLWADHLGVSAATASLIYGLGAGLDVVCSYPAGHVMDRYGRRFIAVPSLIILALGYFAVPLTYSACTLGIAAVIMGIGNGIGNGVIMTIGADIAPAATRAEFLAAWRLTHDGGYFVGPLAVSGLAAVGPLAGAVLTIGAVSVLGAVAMGRYIPVYIPWPRPVERTTVKDAV